A genomic segment from Gracilinanus agilis isolate LMUSP501 chromosome 1, AgileGrace, whole genome shotgun sequence encodes:
- the GPR146 gene encoding probable G-protein coupled receptor 146, translating to MLSCDTFNGTKNSEDQLLCHDFHLILSIFSLLYLIICFPIGLCYNALLVLVNLYNKATMTMPDVYFVNIAIAGLIINAVAPIYLLGPTTTKWAIWSFNSEVYITLLILFNVSSLVIMYSTTLLSLDYYIERALPRTYMSSVYNTKHVCGFIWGGAMLTSFSSLLFYICSHVSTKLIECSKMQNKEAADAIMVFIGYVVPAIAVLYALVLILRIRKEATPLDHDTGRLDPSVHRLLIATVCTQFVLWTPYYLTLLVNTFLVSQGKLTDEHHVRILHFIKDLSKFLAFSSSFVMPLLYRYINKNFPGKLRRLIKKMHCGHQRCSHDRATVQQVMT from the coding sequence ATGTTGAGCTGTGACACTTTCAATGGTACCAAGAACAGTGAGGACCAACTCCTCTGCCATGACTTCCACCTCAtcctctccatcttctccctcctctACCTCATTATCTGCTTTCCGATTGGCCTTTGCTACAATGCTCTGCTGGTCCTGGTCAATCTGTACAACAAGGCCACTATGACTATGCCCGATGTTTACTTTGTGAACATTGCCATTGCGGGCCTCATAATCAATGCTGTGGCACCAATATACCTTCTTGGACCAACCACCACCAAGTGGGCCATTTGGAGCTTTAACAGTGAGGTTTATATCACACTGCTGATTTTGTTTAATGTTTCCTCCCTCGTTATCATGTATTCAACCACCTTGCTCAGCCTGGATTACTACATCGAGCGAGCCCTGCCCCGGACTTACATGTCTAGCGTGTATAACACCAAGCATGTGTGTGGGTTCATTTGGGGAGGGGCAATGCTTACAAGCTTTTCCTCCTTGCTGTTCTACATCTGTAGCCATGTGTCCACCAAGCTCATAGAGTGCTCCAAGATGCAAAACAAGGAGGCGGCTGATGCCATCATGGTGTTTATCGGGTATGTCGTCCCTGCCATTGCTGTGCTTTATGCCCTTGTGCTGATTTTACGGATACGGAAGGAGGCCACCCCCCTCGACCACGATACTGGACGCCTGGACCCTTCTGTGCACAGGCTTCTGATTGCCACAGTGTGTACACAATTTGTGCTGTGGACACCTTACTACCTAACTCTCCTGGTGAACACTTTCCTTGTCTCACAGGGAAAACTCACGGACGAGCACCACGTGCGGATATTGCATTTCATCAAAGATCTGTCGAAATTCTTAGCCTTCTCTAGCAGCTTTGTGATGCCGCTCCTTTACCGCTACATCAACAAAAATTTTCCTGGCAAGTTACGGCGGCTGATTAAAAAAATGCACTGTGGGCATCAGAGATGCTCTCATGACCGAGCAACAGTACAGCAGGTGATGACGTAG